The following DNA comes from Spirulina major PCC 6313.
TTGGACGGGATTCCACTCCGGTGAGGGGACAGGCGCAGGGGTCTTGGGCGAGCCATTGGGAGCCGACGGTGTGGAGGGCGGCGAGGACGGGGCGGAGGGATTCGCCTTTGGGGGTGAGGGCGTATTCGACGCGGGGGGGGACTTCGGCGTAGACGCGGCGTTCGGCGAGGCCGTGGGTGGTGAGGGTGCGGAGGCGGGCGCTGAGGGTTTTGGT
Coding sequences within:
- a CDS encoding winged helix-turn-helix transcriptional regulator, whose protein sequence is MVNPDRCAAPVTQCPIQYVVDLLGNKWSILILRELFGGDRRTHELLKALPGISTKTLSARLRTLTTHGLAERRVYAEVPPRVEYALTPKGESLRPVLAALHTVGSQWLAQDPCACPLTGVESRPTHTPLL